In a genomic window of Deltaproteobacteria bacterium:
- a CDS encoding type II secretion system protein — protein sequence MKSEQGSSLLEVMVSISILGLVMAGIMPAFVYHTRFNTQSELRTDAIMAAQFVLDQIRLQDPNTLPTSGSTGPTGVNIGDRLFNVTNYYCEDADYCASANNRHIRVEAAYNNSVIYDVETVFTQLR from the coding sequence ATGAAAAGCGAACAGGGTAGCTCACTCCTAGAAGTAATGGTGTCAATAAGCATACTGGGCCTGGTAATGGCAGGGATAATGCCGGCATTTGTCTACCACACTCGCTTTAACACCCAGAGTGAACTTCGCACAGATGCAATAATGGCAGCTCAATTTGTTCTAGATCAAATCCGACTACAAGATCCCAATACGCTGCCGACATCCGGCTCTACAGGCCCAACAGGCGTAAATATTGGGGACAGACTTTTTAACGTGACCAACTACTACTGTGAAGACGCAGATTATTGTGCATCCGCTAACAACCGACACATTAGAGTAGAGGCCGCATACAACAACTCGGTAATTTATGACGTCGAAACAGTTTTTACACAGCTCCGATAA
- a CDS encoding prepilin-type N-terminal cleavage/methylation domain-containing protein: protein MTSKQFLHSSDKGFTLVELLVSTALGLLITGSIISVTMSSRNLYQYDIIRTRLNQELRSSLDVLGANVREAGENLSSTFDAIVLTNGTGINNSDELVLRRNLKDEVLKVCQPIAAASSTTSIYFADSSATAGCAYTDNTYAYSVWQTYRNEQDGVVRAFIYNQSTRQGEFFNYISETDTGTELIIQKSAGAWQYDYPVESSAVYLLEEWHFSLQEHDLGDNYLEVIENGDDANPLNIMYGLANFQVRAVMADGTVKNELDIADRWTDLQALDITVSAEDSWKDRNINKTITSRFFPRNVLSN, encoded by the coding sequence ATGACGTCGAAACAGTTTTTACACAGCTCCGATAAAGGGTTCACCTTAGTCGAGCTCCTCGTATCGACTGCTCTTGGGCTGCTGATAACAGGCTCAATAATCTCGGTAACTATGAGCAGTCGAAACCTCTATCAGTACGACATAATCCGCACAAGGCTAAACCAAGAACTTCGCAGCTCCCTAGACGTATTGGGGGCAAACGTGCGCGAAGCGGGAGAAAATTTGAGCTCTACCTTCGATGCAATAGTCTTAACAAACGGAACGGGCATAAATAATTCAGACGAACTAGTATTGCGACGAAACCTAAAAGACGAAGTACTGAAAGTCTGTCAACCAATTGCTGCTGCGAGCTCGACAACGTCAATCTATTTCGCCGACTCAAGTGCCACGGCTGGTTGCGCCTACACAGATAACACCTACGCCTACTCCGTTTGGCAAACCTATCGCAATGAGCAAGACGGCGTAGTGAGGGCGTTTATTTATAATCAATCGACGAGACAAGGAGAGTTTTTCAACTACATTTCCGAAACCGATACCGGCACTGAACTAATTATTCAGAAAAGTGCTGGAGCATGGCAATACGATTACCCAGTGGAGTCCTCGGCAGTATATTTGCTCGAAGAGTGGCATTTTAGCCTACAAGAACACGATCTCGGCGATAACTACCTAGAAGTAATCGAGAATGGCGATGACGCGAACCCACTTAACATAATGTATGGGCTAGCCAACTTTCAGGTGCGTGCGGTTATGGCAGATGGAACAGTAAAAAATGAACTCGACATTGCAGACCGGTGGACCGATTTGCAGGCACTCGACATCACAGTGAGCGCTGAAGATTCCTGGAAAGATCGCAACATAAACAAGACTATCACCAGCCGCTTCTTTCCCCGCAATGTATTGTCAAACTAA
- a CDS encoding pilus assembly PilX N-terminal domain-containing protein — MTNTKDKGFVLVSTMLLITVLLAMMGAYFTTTRVELATTRSTHNSIKGFYAAEAGLNLRAEEIRQVFVGYNRPDGTSPTEDEACEGSNLGSGDFACEVFDVGNHLATTYITEEPDNPIITTIPPGERYQNLNAQEYRYTVRSVASNSATEVEAILDLKFKSRLVPLFQFVAFYNKDLEILPGPTMNLSGPVHTNGDLYLNAETALNITGQVTTAGSLFRGRKNTNLCNSKPVTVKDPINPLSLVPSCSTRVTITNSQIVPYNGMIQMDVTSLTVPEPEALDADPGRIYWDKADLRIVLELDVGNNPIGIQVRNNDDTIDNAKTTDLNTCPGLISGKVVNTGISFFNNREGKLIRMLEIDMVGLLNCIDDESLFGAGKGLDDDSEGGIVFHFTVKGPDSASTANNYGVRIRNADQLQGASGSPLVKGMTVVSDQAVYTHGHYNRTNKIPAAILADSINILSTNWNLNDAASLNPDTNTRIAANTTVYTAILAGTDTTGDIEGVGGQGGAYNGGLENYPRFHEKWTSKTLTYRGSFVSLNLPRHVSGKWIYGNPQYQAPNRNWDYDTDFNDAAKLPPLTPRFVYLSQELFVREWEQ; from the coding sequence ATGACAAACACAAAAGATAAAGGTTTTGTGCTAGTTTCTACCATGTTGCTAATTACTGTATTGCTAGCAATGATGGGTGCGTATTTTACGACAACCAGAGTTGAGCTAGCAACCACGCGCTCCACACACAATAGCATTAAAGGTTTTTACGCTGCCGAGGCTGGCCTAAATTTGCGAGCAGAGGAAATTAGGCAAGTATTCGTGGGCTACAATAGGCCAGATGGAACTAGTCCCACAGAAGATGAGGCATGTGAAGGTTCAAACCTAGGTAGTGGGGATTTCGCATGCGAGGTATTTGACGTCGGGAACCACCTAGCAACCACCTATATAACAGAAGAGCCAGATAATCCGATCATTACGACAATTCCACCGGGCGAGCGCTACCAAAATCTTAACGCGCAGGAATATCGCTACACCGTGCGCTCAGTCGCCTCAAATTCCGCCACAGAAGTGGAGGCCATTCTTGACCTAAAGTTTAAGAGCCGCTTGGTTCCACTATTCCAGTTTGTAGCATTTTACAACAAGGATTTGGAAATTCTTCCCGGTCCGACAATGAATTTAAGTGGGCCAGTGCATACAAACGGGGACTTATATCTAAACGCGGAGACTGCGCTCAACATAACTGGACAGGTTACTACCGCTGGCTCTCTGTTTCGCGGTCGAAAGAATACAAATCTTTGTAACTCTAAACCAGTTACAGTAAAAGACCCAATTAACCCCCTTTCGCTAGTGCCATCTTGTTCCACGAGAGTTACTATTACCAATAGTCAAATAGTTCCATATAACGGAATGATTCAGATGGACGTAACATCTCTAACTGTCCCAGAACCAGAAGCATTGGATGCAGATCCAGGCAGGATATATTGGGACAAGGCAGACTTGAGAATAGTGCTCGAACTAGATGTCGGCAATAACCCCATTGGCATACAAGTTAGAAACAACGACGATACAATTGATAATGCAAAAACCACTGATTTAAATACTTGCCCAGGTCTTATAAGTGGCAAAGTTGTAAACACTGGCATCTCATTCTTTAACAACAGAGAAGGGAAATTAATTAGAATGCTTGAAATCGACATGGTTGGTCTTCTAAACTGCATCGACGATGAAAGCTTGTTTGGCGCTGGCAAAGGCCTCGATGACGATAGCGAAGGCGGAATAGTGTTCCATTTCACAGTTAAAGGGCCGGACTCCGCCAGTACGGCAAACAATTATGGAGTAAGGATACGCAATGCAGATCAACTTCAGGGAGCTAGCGGCTCGCCGCTCGTAAAGGGCATGACAGTGGTAAGCGACCAGGCAGTTTATACTCATGGACACTACAATCGAACTAACAAAATACCCGCGGCAATTTTAGCCGATTCAATTAATATCTTGTCTACCAACTGGAATTTAAACGATGCTGCTAGTCTTAACCCGGACACAAATACTAGAATTGCCGCTAATACTACCGTTTATACAGCAATTTTAGCGGGCACAGATACGACTGGTGACATCGAGGGTGTCGGCGGACAAGGCGGTGCGTACAATGGCGGTCTCGAAAATTATCCGCGCTTTCATGAAAAGTGGACATCTAAAACGCTCACATATCGAGGCTCTTTTGTAAGCCTAAACCTTCCACGACACGTGTCGGGAAAATGGATATACGGCAATCCGCAGTACCAAGCGCCAAATAGAAACTGGGACTACGATACCGACTTTAACGACGCAGCAAAACTGCCCCCACTAACCCCGAGATTTGTGTATTTAAGCCAGGAACTCTTCGTGCGCGAGTGGGAACAATAG